The proteins below are encoded in one region of Campylobacter helveticus:
- a CDS encoding substrate-binding domain-containing protein, translating into MKKYALGLLAGLVLSTSVMAENIFPISREQGSGTRGAFVEIFEIQKKVKDKKVDATTQKAEVTNSTGVMLTTVANSKNSIGYISLGSLNDSVKALQIDGVAPSVENINNKSYKISRPFNVVTKTTNPLIEDFLKYSTSIEAKAIVEKAGYIATAKESFKSSKPEGKLIVAGSSSVTPLMEKLAESYKAVNPNAVIEIQQSDSTTGVNSVVEGIADIGMVSREVKDSELKKGVTPLVLAIDGLAVIVNKNNGVESLSKDSIKKIFMGEITKWQDAK; encoded by the coding sequence ATGAAAAAATACGCATTAGGTTTATTAGCAGGATTGGTGCTTAGCACGAGTGTGATGGCTGAAAATATTTTTCCAATTTCTAGGGAACAGGGTTCTGGAACGCGTGGAGCATTTGTGGAAATTTTTGAAATTCAAAAAAAAGTTAAAGACAAAAAAGTCGATGCGACCACTCAAAAAGCTGAAGTTACAAATTCAACAGGAGTAATGCTAACAACGGTCGCAAATTCTAAAAATTCTATCGGCTATATTTCTCTTGGCTCTTTAAATGACAGCGTTAAAGCACTTCAAATTGACGGCGTAGCACCAAGTGTAGAAAATATCAACAATAAAAGCTATAAAATCTCTCGTCCTTTTAATGTTGTTACAAAAACAACAAATCCGCTTATTGAAGACTTCCTAAAATATAGCACTTCAATAGAAGCAAAAGCTATTGTAGAAAAAGCAGGTTATATTGCAACAGCGAAGGAAAGTTTTAAAAGCTCAAAGCCAGAAGGTAAATTAATCGTAGCAGGTTCAAGCTCGGTAACTCCTTTAATGGAAAAATTAGCAGAGTCTTATAAAGCGGTTAATCCTAATGCTGTGATAGAAATTCAACAAAGCGATTCTACAACAGGTGTAAATAGCGTAGTTGAGGGCATTGCCGATATTGGTATGGTAAGTCGTGAGGTTAAAGATAGTGAGCTTAAAAAGGGCGTAACGCCACTTGTTTTAGCCATTGATGGTTTAGCCGTTATCGTTAATAAAAATAATGGCGTAGAAAGCTTAAGTAAAGATTCAATCAAAAAAATCTTTATGGGCGAAATCACAAAATGGCAGGACGCTAAATAA
- a CDS encoding PAS domain-containing sensor histidine kinase, whose product MQNKIFSIIFSAILILVLIIITPLIIMEEPFLSTKTPFWFLSYFLVGFFLVFLCSFLLAKFLSYIVLKPLQTINFENLETIPYKELKNLLEKIKSKNKAVKTQFKYLRRKKQELQSLTQNMSDGLIFISRTGEILSENQSAEKYFTNLSVIHNILELDNTQFLKLLLKYLRDFKKEKLKSEVRENFTFHYPKNLECELVFSPIFSQKSKFKGMLIVFSDITELKRLQNLRKEFSANVTHELKTPLTSIMASAELIKNELVAQQDLPNFADKIYLESKRLLEMINEILKISFLDEAQTLPFNNVNLKKIVERVYGRLEFLANKHCIAFELDLQDVLIQGVDELLENLVFNLCDNAIKYNHKGGFVKVKLRALDKFVELSVKDSGIGIEKDLQERVFERFFCVDKSRSKKIGGSGLGLSIVKSVLKLHNATINLKSDVGKGSEFKVCFAKNFQKS is encoded by the coding sequence ATGCAAAATAAGATTTTTTCTATCATTTTTAGTGCGATTTTAATTTTAGTGCTTATCATCATCACCCCCTTAATAATTATGGAAGAGCCTTTTTTAAGCACCAAAACGCCTTTTTGGTTTTTGTCCTATTTTTTGGTGGGCTTTTTTTTAGTATTTTTGTGTAGTTTTTTATTAGCGAAATTTTTATCCTACATTGTTTTAAAGCCACTTCAAACGATTAATTTTGAAAATTTAGAAACTATCCCATACAAAGAGCTTAAAAATTTACTTGAAAAAATTAAGTCTAAAAACAAAGCCGTAAAAACGCAATTTAAATATCTAAGAAGAAAAAAGCAAGAATTACAATCTTTAACCCAAAATATGAGCGATGGATTAATTTTTATCAGTCGAACGGGGGAAATTTTAAGCGAAAATCAAAGCGCGGAAAAATATTTTACTAATCTTAGTGTGATTCATAACATTTTAGAGCTTGATAATACGCAGTTTTTAAAGCTACTTTTAAAATATCTTAGGGATTTTAAAAAAGAAAAATTAAAAAGTGAGGTGAGGGAAAATTTCACTTTTCATTATCCAAAAAATTTAGAATGTGAGCTTGTGTTTTCTCCCATTTTTTCTCAAAAATCTAAATTTAAAGGAATGCTCATTGTGTTTAGCGACATTACAGAGCTTAAACGCTTACAAAATTTACGCAAAGAATTTAGTGCAAATGTAACTCACGAGCTAAAAACGCCCCTCACTTCCATTATGGCAAGTGCAGAGCTGATAAAAAATGAGCTTGTCGCACAGCAGGATTTGCCAAATTTCGCAGATAAAATTTATCTAGAATCAAAAAGGCTTTTAGAGATGATAAATGAAATTTTAAAAATTTCATTTTTGGACGAGGCACAAACTCTACCTTTTAATAATGTCAATTTAAAAAAGATTGTCGAGCGTGTGTATGGGCGTTTAGAATTCCTTGCAAATAAGCATTGTATTGCGTTTGAGCTTGATTTGCAAGATGTATTGATACAAGGAGTAGATGAGCTTTTAGAAAATTTAGTTTTTAACCTTTGCGATAATGCCATTAAATACAATCACAAAGGCGGTTTTGTGAAAGTGAAATTAAGAGCTTTGGATAAATTTGTGGAGCTTTCTGTTAAGGATAGTGGGATTGGGATTGAAAAAGATTTGCAAGAAAGAGTTTTTGAGCGTTTTTTTTGTGTGGATAAGAGCCGCAGTAAAAAAATCGGCGGAAGCGGACTTGGACTTTCTATCGTTAAATCTGTCTTAAAACTTCACAATGCCACGATAAATTTAAAAAGCGATGTGGGAAAGGGTAGCGAATTTAAAGTGTGTTTTGCAAAGAATTTTCAAAAAAGCTAA
- a CDS encoding response regulator transcription factor codes for MVFVLEDDANILELVLYALKSQCIEAQGFSSVETFKKALKTKIPQVLVLDVMLPNASGFEILKELKTNSTTQEISILMLTALNNEFDKVKGLDLGADDYITKPFSVMEFIARVRAILRRKQEQNTENITLEELELSYKTREVKVNGTLIMLTLKEFELLGFLLKNQNRVFSREQLLEILWGYSYSAESRTIDIHIKTLRKKLKEASRHIKTIRGIGYKISKDS; via the coding sequence TTGGTTTTTGTTTTAGAAGATGATGCGAATATTTTAGAGCTTGTTTTATATGCGTTAAAAAGCCAATGTATAGAGGCTCAAGGCTTTTCAAGTGTAGAAACATTTAAAAAAGCGTTAAAAACAAAAATTCCACAAGTTTTAGTGCTTGATGTAATGCTTCCAAACGCAAGTGGCTTTGAAATTTTAAAAGAGCTTAAGACAAATTCCACGACGCAAGAAATTTCTATTTTAATGCTAACTGCGTTAAATAATGAATTTGATAAGGTTAAGGGGCTTGATTTGGGGGCTGATGATTACATCACAAAGCCTTTTAGCGTAATGGAATTTATAGCAAGAGTGCGTGCGATTTTAAGACGCAAACAAGAGCAAAATACAGAAAACATCACGCTGGAAGAATTAGAGCTTTCTTACAAAACTCGTGAAGTCAAAGTTAATGGCACTTTAATAATGCTAACGCTTAAGGAATTTGAGCTTTTAGGCTTTCTTTTAAAAAATCAAAATAGAGTTTTTAGTCGTGAGCAGCTTTTAGAAATCCTTTGGGGGTATAGTTATAGTGCTGAGAGCCGCACGATTGATATTCACATTAAAACTCTAAGAAAAAAGCTCAAAGAAGCGAGTAGGCATATTAAAACCATTCGCGGTATTGGCTATAAAATTTCTAAAGATTCTTAA
- the pstC gene encoding phosphate ABC transporter permease subunit PstC, which yields MQEKIFKGIFALCALLSIFAVLMICFFLFANAIPTITQIGLFDFIFGLDWYPTEEIFGIFPMIVGSIYVTALAILIGVPLGVLSAIYLSRFANKKEQKYILPAVELLGAIPSVVYGFFGLVVIVPLLATTFSGIPGKSVLAAALILSIMILPTIILVSKAAIDALPQSYYEGALALGASKERSVFFALIPAAKSGILASIILGVGRAIGEAMAVIMVAGNQALIPTSILDGVRTLTTNIVLEMGYAQDLHREVLIANAVVLFVFILLINTCFNALKKEAK from the coding sequence ATGCAAGAAAAAATTTTTAAGGGCATTTTTGCCCTTTGTGCCTTACTTTCTATTTTTGCCGTTTTGATGATTTGTTTCTTTTTGTTTGCGAATGCTATTCCAACGATTACTCAAATAGGACTTTTTGATTTTATTTTTGGTTTAGACTGGTATCCCACAGAGGAGATTTTTGGAATTTTTCCTATGATAGTGGGAAGCATTTATGTAACAGCTCTTGCGATTTTAATCGGCGTGCCGCTTGGTGTTTTAAGCGCCATTTATCTTTCGCGTTTCGCAAATAAAAAGGAACAAAAATATATCCTACCAGCAGTAGAATTGCTAGGAGCGATCCCTTCTGTTGTGTATGGATTTTTTGGGCTTGTGGTAATAGTCCCACTTCTTGCAACGACTTTTAGTGGAATTCCTGGCAAAAGCGTTTTAGCGGCGGCTTTAATTTTAAGCATTATGATTTTACCAACTATCATCTTAGTTTCAAAAGCAGCCATTGATGCCCTTCCTCAAAGCTATTATGAGGGAGCTTTAGCACTTGGAGCAAGTAAAGAAAGAAGCGTGTTTTTCGCACTTATACCAGCGGCTAAAAGCGGAATTTTAGCTTCCATTATTTTGGGAGTTGGCAGGGCTATTGGTGAAGCTATGGCGGTGATTATGGTTGCTGGGAATCAGGCTTTAATCCCAACAAGCATCTTAGACGGCGTAAGAACGCTAACGACAAATATCGTGCTTGAAATGGGTTACGCGCAAGACTTGCATAGAGAAGTATTAATCGCAAATGCTGTTGTATTGTTTGTCTTTATCTTACTCATTAATACCTGCTTTAACGCACTAAAAAAGGAAGCAAAATGA
- the pstA gene encoding phosphate ABC transporter permease PstA, whose protein sequence is MKDNVTLILSFLMRVSMLCVMFIFLILIGFIFVKGMAHLNLEMFAWEYNSQNISMTPAIVNTLNMVLFALILAIPLGIFGAIYLSEYGKKSSKILNLARIASETLVGIPSIVYGLFGYLAFVIYFGFKTSFVAGGLTLAVMILPLILRSAEEALKSVPMSFREASFALGAGKLRTIFIIILPVAIPGILAGVILSIGRIVGESAALLYTSGSVAKVAGLMDSGRTLSVHMYAISSEGQHINEAYSTAMILIIIVFLINLGSNYLAKKLVKA, encoded by the coding sequence ATGAAAGATAATGTAACGCTTATTTTATCCTTTTTAATGCGTGTTTCTATGCTTTGCGTGATGTTTATTTTTTTAATTCTCATCGGTTTTATTTTTGTGAAAGGAATGGCGCATTTAAATTTAGAAATGTTTGCTTGGGAATATAATAGTCAAAATATCTCAATGACTCCAGCCATTGTTAATACCCTCAATATGGTTCTTTTTGCTCTCATTCTTGCCATTCCGCTTGGAATTTTTGGGGCGATTTATTTAAGCGAGTATGGCAAAAAGAGTAGTAAAATTTTAAATCTAGCAAGAATCGCGTCCGAAACGCTTGTTGGAATTCCTAGTATTGTTTATGGTTTGTTTGGGTATTTGGCTTTTGTCATTTATTTTGGTTTTAAAACTAGCTTTGTTGCGGGGGGTTTGACCTTGGCGGTTATGATTTTACCCCTCATTTTAAGAAGTGCAGAAGAGGCTTTAAAATCTGTGCCTATGAGCTTTAGAGAAGCGAGTTTTGCTCTTGGTGCTGGGAAATTGCGAACTATTTTTATCATAATTTTACCCGTTGCAATTCCAGGAATTTTAGCAGGAGTGATTTTAAGCATAGGTCGCATAGTGGGAGAATCTGCCGCTTTACTTTACACTTCAGGAAGTGTGGCTAAGGTGGCTGGGCTTATGGACTCAGGACGAACTTTAAGTGTGCATATGTATGCGATTTCAAGCGAAGGACAGCATATCAATGAAGCTTATAGCACAGCGATGATACTTATTATCATCGTGTTTTTAATAAATCTTGGCTCAAATTATTTGGCTAAAAAATTAGTAAAAGCGTAG
- the pstB gene encoding phosphate ABC transporter ATP-binding protein PstB — MKNCFEIKKMSLHYGEFQALKDINMDIKKGKVTAFIGPSGCGKSTFIKSLNRMNDLVENCKIKGKILFDGKNIYKDYDVNLLRKKVGMVFQKPNPFPMSIYDNITFGPKTHGIKKKSKLDEIVESSLKDAALWDDLKDRLNKSALSLSGGQQQRLCIARTLAVNPEVILMDEPTSALDPISTLKIEELILRLKKEYSIIIVTHNMQQAARISDYTAFFLLGEVIEFDDTNKIFNNPKNKKTQDYVNGRFG; from the coding sequence ATGAAAAATTGTTTTGAGATTAAAAAAATGTCCTTGCATTATGGAGAATTTCAAGCTTTAAAAGATATTAATATGGACATTAAAAAGGGTAAGGTTACAGCATTTATAGGTCCTAGTGGCTGTGGGAAATCGACTTTTATAAAAAGTTTAAACCGAATGAATGATTTGGTGGAAAATTGCAAAATTAAAGGCAAGATTTTATTTGATGGCAAAAATATCTATAAAGATTATGATGTCAATCTTTTGCGTAAAAAGGTGGGTATGGTTTTTCAAAAGCCAAACCCCTTTCCTATGAGTATTTATGATAATATCACTTTTGGACCAAAAACACACGGCATTAAGAAAAAGTCTAAATTAGATGAAATCGTAGAAAGCTCTTTAAAAGACGCAGCCCTTTGGGACGATTTAAAAGATAGGCTTAATAAATCCGCTCTTAGTCTCAGCGGAGGACAACAACAACGCCTTTGTATCGCAAGAACCTTAGCAGTAAATCCGGAAGTTATCTTAATGGACGAGCCAACTTCCGCACTTGACCCCATCTCTACGCTTAAAATTGAAGAGCTAATCTTACGCCTTAAAAAAGAATATAGCATTATCATCGTTACGCATAATATGCAACAAGCCGCTAGAATTTCGGATTATACGGCATTTTTTCTATTAGGAGAAGTGATAGAATTTGACGATACGAATAAAATTTTTAATAATCCTAAAAATAAAAAAACTCAAGATTATGTTAATGGAAGATTTGGCTAA